From the Haloarcula sp. H-GB4 genome, one window contains:
- a CDS encoding glycosyltransferase family 2 protein: protein MSDRIQQSPAGDGIREVSKNLPAVGLVATESNAEWIAAEILRIHSRAHQAIVTAAVDADLQALTFARWLDAEVVPPSGNWAEADAPRERLRMFAKQAGYPGLLYHGEENGSVNLPASRQALKSTEKFTVDARLEPVTEPDPTVMVGIPAYNEAATIGAVVESAKHYADTVLVVDDGSTDDTVEVAAAAGATVYEHDRNVGYGGALNSIFEQADRGDADYLVILDADGQHDPSDIPELIEQQKESGAEVVIGNRFDEDADTKMPLYRRFGLFTVNLMTNLSLGILKPANQINDTQSGFRAYSTEAITSLAEDNSIGDQMDASTNILYHAHSNGYQIVEVPTTIDYDVEASNNLGPVEHGLTLVGNIIRTVEREHPIMLLGVPGVSCVLLGFIFTYLTMFNYLQSGSFPLGYALTSTTFTIIGILASFTGIILHSLELYRQ, encoded by the coding sequence ATGTCGGATAGAATCCAGCAATCACCCGCCGGTGACGGTATCCGAGAGGTTTCGAAGAACTTGCCGGCGGTGGGACTAGTCGCGACCGAGTCGAACGCCGAATGGATCGCGGCTGAGATTCTTCGTATCCACTCACGGGCACACCAGGCAATCGTTACAGCTGCCGTTGATGCTGACCTTCAGGCACTCACTTTTGCCCGGTGGCTTGATGCAGAGGTGGTTCCCCCTTCTGGAAACTGGGCTGAAGCCGATGCCCCTCGCGAGCGGTTGCGGATGTTTGCTAAGCAGGCAGGGTATCCGGGACTCCTGTATCATGGTGAAGAGAATGGGTCAGTTAACCTCCCGGCAAGCCGCCAAGCACTGAAGAGTACAGAGAAGTTCACTGTCGATGCCCGTCTTGAACCCGTCACCGAGCCGGATCCGACTGTCATGGTCGGAATTCCTGCGTACAACGAGGCAGCGACGATCGGGGCGGTAGTGGAGTCGGCCAAGCACTATGCAGACACTGTTCTGGTTGTTGACGACGGGAGTACCGACGACACTGTCGAGGTCGCAGCGGCGGCTGGCGCGACAGTGTATGAGCACGACCGTAACGTCGGGTATGGTGGTGCCCTCAACAGTATTTTTGAGCAAGCTGACCGTGGTGACGCGGACTACCTAGTCATTCTTGACGCCGACGGGCAGCATGATCCCAGTGATATCCCAGAATTAATTGAACAGCAAAAGGAGTCGGGGGCGGAGGTCGTCATCGGTAATCGGTTCGATGAGGATGCGGACACAAAGATGCCGCTGTACAGGCGATTTGGGCTGTTCACGGTGAACCTCATGACTAACCTCAGCCTTGGAATCCTCAAGCCAGCCAATCAAATCAACGACACACAGAGTGGTTTCCGTGCGTATAGTACAGAGGCCATAACCTCACTTGCTGAAGACAACTCAATTGGCGACCAAATGGATGCAAGCACCAATATACTGTACCACGCCCACTCAAACGGCTACCAGATCGTCGAGGTTCCGACGACGATAGATTACGATGTGGAGGCTTCTAACAACCTTGGCCCAGTTGAGCACGGGCTTACGCTTGTTGGAAACATTATTCGAACGGTTGAGCGAGAACATCCTATCATGTTGCTCGGCGTGCCTGGTGTCTCCTGCGTTCTACTGGGATTTATATTCACTTACCTCACGATGTTCAACTATCTTCAGTCCGGAAGCTTTCCACTCGGATATGCCCTGACTAGCACTACTTTTACAATTATTGGCATCCTCGCATCATTCACCGGGATCATTCTGCACTCCTTAGAACTGTACCGTCAATAA
- a CDS encoding NAD-dependent epimerase/dehydratase family protein → MSTNDIRNCRVLVTGGGGFIGSHLTSALAVENEVRVLDDFSTGRRANLPKDVTVIEGDIRDKGTVDEAMDDIDIVFHQAAMVSVPKSIEHPVDCHELNGSATVTVFDCARRQDARVVLASSAAVYGNPDTMPIKEEEPADPRTPYGIEKHLGEQYAQFYTERYGLPTVPLRYFNVYGPRGLDGEYAGVIGTFIRQAQAGNPLTVEGDGKQTRDFVHVDDIVRANLLAATTDAIGKPFNVGTGQSISIKELAETVRDVVGANVEIKHVPERTNDIRESEADLSDARTLLGYEPTVSLAKGLETTLSAEAE, encoded by the coding sequence ATGTCGACAAACGATATTCGCAACTGTCGGGTACTAGTTACCGGAGGGGGTGGGTTCATTGGAAGTCATCTGACATCAGCGCTAGCGGTGGAGAACGAGGTGCGAGTCCTCGATGACTTCTCGACGGGACGGCGTGCAAACCTCCCAAAAGACGTGACTGTCATTGAGGGCGATATACGCGATAAAGGAACAGTCGACGAAGCGATGGACGACATTGACATAGTTTTTCATCAGGCCGCGATGGTTAGTGTCCCGAAGTCAATCGAGCACCCGGTCGACTGTCACGAGCTTAATGGGTCGGCAACCGTCACCGTGTTCGACTGCGCTCGACGGCAGGATGCACGGGTCGTACTCGCCTCCAGTGCCGCCGTATACGGCAATCCTGATACGATGCCGATTAAAGAAGAAGAACCGGCCGATCCACGCACGCCGTATGGGATTGAAAAGCATCTCGGTGAACAGTATGCACAGTTTTATACAGAGCGGTACGGCCTACCCACAGTCCCGTTACGATACTTCAATGTCTATGGACCGCGTGGGCTTGACGGGGAGTACGCCGGTGTCATCGGCACATTCATTCGTCAGGCACAGGCCGGCAATCCGCTCACAGTCGAAGGTGACGGAAAACAGACTCGGGATTTCGTACACGTTGATGACATTGTCCGTGCCAACCTGCTTGCAGCCACGACAGATGCTATCGGCAAGCCGTTCAACGTCGGAACTGGACAAAGTATCAGTATCAAGGAACTTGCCGAAACCGTCCGAGATGTCGTTGGAGCGAATGTGGAAATAAAACACGTCCCCGAACGCACGAATGATATCAGAGAGAGCGAAGCAGATCTCAGTGACGCACGCACACTGCTTGGATATGAACCAACAGTGTCCCTCGCAAAAGGGCTAGAAACAACGCTCAGTGCTGAAGCGGAATAA
- a CDS encoding glycerate kinase, whose product MIHNRSELAASVAHEVALDCIEAAVATAAPEGATRAAVNRDGKTLTVGETTYYLDNYTDVVIVGGGKAADGVTRALESVLGDTLNGGHIVVKQATDTETVQRSVGDHPLPSNRNVVATTDILETVDEADAETLILFVLTGGASALLSAPAGDLTLDDLQTTTDRLLNGGVPIEEINAVRKHLSDLKGGQIARRAAPATVAGVLISDVVGNDLSTIGSGPSVPDETTYEDALGVFERYDLSPPSAVHDHLEAGQDGRLSETPFPDDSVFDRVTNHLIGDNATALDAAAAVAREAGYEPLVLTSRLRGEAREVAKPLVAIAEETTATGTPVEPPAVLLAGGETTVTVTADGGQGGPNQEFVLSSALAHDGDAVIAAVDTDGEDGSSNVAGAIADGAVIGDRERARDALLANDAGSYLSEIEATVETGPTGTNVNDVAVLVVPDPSE is encoded by the coding sequence ATGATTCACAACCGAAGCGAGCTGGCTGCCAGCGTTGCACACGAGGTGGCACTCGATTGTATCGAGGCCGCCGTGGCCACGGCCGCACCAGAGGGCGCCACAAGGGCAGCCGTCAACCGTGACGGCAAGACGCTGACAGTCGGCGAGACAACGTACTATCTTGACAACTACACTGATGTCGTCATCGTCGGTGGCGGGAAAGCCGCAGACGGTGTGACACGGGCGCTCGAGTCTGTTCTCGGGGACACCCTCAACGGCGGCCACATCGTCGTCAAGCAGGCTACTGACACCGAAACTGTCCAGAGGTCTGTCGGAGATCACCCGTTACCGTCGAACCGAAACGTTGTAGCGACCACCGATATTCTCGAAACCGTTGACGAGGCCGATGCGGAGACGCTCATCTTGTTCGTCCTGACAGGCGGGGCCAGTGCGCTTCTATCTGCTCCGGCCGGGGACCTGACACTGGATGACCTCCAGACGACGACCGACAGGCTGCTCAATGGTGGTGTTCCGATTGAAGAGATCAACGCGGTCCGGAAGCACCTCTCGGACCTGAAAGGTGGACAAATAGCACGGCGCGCGGCTCCCGCCACTGTCGCCGGGGTACTGATCAGCGACGTTGTCGGAAACGACCTTTCGACCATCGGTAGCGGTCCCTCAGTTCCGGACGAGACCACGTACGAAGATGCCCTTGGCGTGTTCGAACGATACGACCTTAGCCCGCCGTCAGCCGTTCACGACCACCTCGAAGCGGGGCAGGATGGCCGACTATCGGAGACACCGTTTCCCGATGATTCGGTCTTTGACCGTGTTACGAACCACCTCATCGGGGACAACGCAACCGCGCTTGACGCCGCCGCTGCTGTCGCACGGGAGGCCGGCTACGAACCGCTCGTGCTCACGTCTCGGCTGCGCGGCGAAGCCCGCGAAGTGGCGAAACCACTCGTTGCTATCGCCGAGGAGACAACAGCGACGGGAACACCGGTCGAACCACCGGCCGTTCTCCTTGCCGGTGGCGAGACGACCGTCACCGTAACAGCGGACGGTGGGCAGGGAGGGCCTAATCAGGAATTTGTTCTCTCCAGCGCACTGGCCCACGACGGCGACGCGGTCATCGCAGCCGTCGACACTGACGGTGAAGACGGAAGCTCCAATGTGGCCGGTGCAATCGCCGATGGGGCCGTCATCGGCGACCGCGAACGAGCCCGCGATGCGTTGCTCGCAAACGATGCCGGCTCGTACCTCTCGGAAATTGAGGCGACAGTCGAAACCGGACCGACCGGGACGAACGTCAACGACGTGGCCGTGCTCGTTGTCCCAGACCCAAGCGAGTAA
- a CDS encoding DUF362 domain-containing protein: MNASDQAVAADALSVPEETIVDACGDPPLPEFGIIEQGWETDPIAPDDVATHAARAAESLSFADVPAGGEVALGVGSRGIANLPTIVAGVVGAVSDAGYEPFVFPAMGSHGGATGEGQRTMLNELGVTESAIGCEIRSTMDVDEVGRTPDRDVPVVADDNAVAADAIIPINRVKPHTDFGGAVESGLSKMLVIGMGKQRGAQIAHKWAVDWSFRRMIPEITGQLLEELPIVGGVAIIEDQHDDTTLIEGVPPSGFLDREEELLETAYELMPKLPFEELDLVVFDRQGKEISGQGLDTNVIGRRPFSINEPAPETPDIKRIFTRGLTEKTHGNAMGVGSADIIHADIVAELDAETSLINALTASTIRGVKLPPVVETDRAGIVAALSTIGVVNTDTVRVLRAADTMHLHQLYASPALVEAARDRDDLRVIEEPSPIKFDNGQLVAPSLRE; encoded by the coding sequence ATGAACGCATCAGATCAGGCGGTCGCGGCGGACGCACTCTCGGTCCCGGAAGAGACGATCGTCGACGCCTGTGGCGACCCGCCACTCCCCGAGTTCGGTATCATCGAACAGGGCTGGGAGACAGACCCGATAGCGCCAGACGATGTCGCAACACATGCAGCCCGAGCGGCCGAATCCCTGTCCTTTGCGGACGTGCCTGCCGGCGGCGAAGTCGCGCTGGGTGTCGGCAGTCGCGGTATTGCGAACCTGCCCACTATTGTCGCCGGTGTCGTCGGCGCAGTTTCCGACGCCGGCTACGAGCCATTCGTCTTCCCGGCTATGGGGAGCCACGGTGGCGCGACCGGCGAGGGACAGCGAACGATGCTGAACGAACTGGGGGTGACCGAGTCGGCCATCGGCTGTGAAATCCGGTCGACTATGGATGTGGACGAGGTCGGACGAACGCCGGATCGGGACGTGCCTGTCGTCGCCGACGACAACGCTGTGGCGGCTGATGCAATCATCCCTATCAACCGAGTTAAGCCACACACGGACTTCGGCGGGGCAGTCGAGAGCGGGCTCTCGAAGATGCTCGTCATCGGCATGGGCAAGCAGCGCGGCGCACAGATTGCACACAAGTGGGCCGTCGACTGGTCGTTCCGCCGGATGATTCCCGAAATTACTGGCCAGCTGCTCGAAGAGCTCCCCATCGTCGGCGGCGTCGCAATCATCGAGGACCAACACGACGACACGACCCTGATAGAAGGTGTGCCGCCGAGTGGCTTCCTCGACCGCGAGGAGGAACTGTTAGAGACCGCCTACGAGCTGATGCCGAAGCTCCCGTTCGAGGAACTTGATCTCGTGGTGTTCGACCGGCAAGGGAAGGAGATCAGCGGCCAGGGACTCGATACTAATGTCATCGGCCGCCGACCGTTCTCGATTAACGAGCCGGCCCCAGAGACACCGGACATCAAGCGCATCTTCACACGCGGGCTGACGGAGAAGACCCACGGGAACGCGATGGGTGTCGGCTCGGCTGATATCATCCATGCTGATATTGTTGCGGAACTTGACGCGGAGACGTCGCTGATCAACGCGCTCACCGCGAGCACGATTCGCGGCGTGAAACTACCGCCGGTAGTTGAAACCGACCGTGCCGGCATCGTCGCGGCGCTGTCGACGATAGGGGTCGTCAACACCGACACCGTTCGGGTACTCCGTGCAGCCGACACGATGCATCTCCACCAGCTCTACGCGTCGCCGGCGCTGGTCGAGGCCGCACGCGACCGTGACGACCTCCGTGTCATCGAAGAGCCGTCGCCGATTAAGTTTGATAACGGACAGCTTGTCGCGCCGTCGCTCCGCGAGTAG
- a CDS encoding LUD domain-containing protein, translated as MATADEIRELMRTEGAAIAENTQGFNTGRYDSVSDLEDYEDLKRAARSIKEDAIAELPDLLDQLTETVEANGGSVYIADDAADANEYIRDVADERAADRAVKSKSMTSEEIEVNEALEADGVDVVETDLGEWVLQVADEAPSHIVAPAIHKSRESIAELFNERFDPDEPLETAEELTHFAREKLGEQIIDAEVGITGANFIAADTGTMALVTSEGNARKTVAATDTHVAVAGVEKVIPTVADLHPFIELIGRSGTGQDITSYVSLLTPPVDTPVVDFTDDETPLSEFDSDRDFHLVLIDNGRLEMRDDEQLRETLYCIRCSACSNSCANFQSVGGHAFGGETYSGGIATGWEAGIEGLDVAEEFNDLCTGCTRCVNACPVGIDIPWINTVVRDRINRDKDAPGEWLVDGLTPDEEDDGAPLQKRFFGNFETVAKLGSATAPVSNWLAETTLARQTMARVLGIDPRRDLPTFERQTLVDWAAARDSQITNPERRAVLYPDLYTNHVQVERGKAAVRVLESLGVDVVVPPAPSSGRAPLSQGMVSTATDHAERVTEILEPHIEDGRDVVVIEPSDHAMFTREYERLLDEPAFTDIAANSYEVFEYLFGLLDNGASTDSLSTVTGAEIAYHSHCQQRTLGLEAHTVAVLEACGYDVVTSDVECCGMAGSFGYKSDYYELSMDVGDRLRTQLRDDGVQDRPVVASGTSCLEQIDALLERQPRHPIELLAT; from the coding sequence ATGGCGACTGCCGACGAAATCCGCGAACTGATGCGGACCGAGGGAGCGGCAATCGCGGAGAATACGCAGGGGTTCAACACGGGACGGTACGACTCTGTCTCGGACCTAGAGGACTACGAGGACCTCAAGCGAGCGGCCCGCAGTATCAAGGAGGACGCTATCGCGGAGCTTCCAGATCTACTTGACCAGCTAACGGAGACCGTCGAAGCGAACGGTGGGTCGGTGTACATCGCCGACGACGCCGCTGACGCAAACGAGTACATTCGTGACGTGGCCGACGAGCGAGCAGCTGACCGAGCCGTCAAGAGTAAGTCGATGACCAGCGAGGAAATCGAGGTCAACGAGGCACTTGAAGCCGACGGCGTGGACGTGGTCGAGACGGACCTTGGCGAGTGGGTGTTACAAGTCGCTGATGAAGCCCCCTCCCACATCGTTGCCCCCGCGATTCACAAGTCTCGTGAGAGCATCGCCGAGCTATTTAACGAGCGGTTTGACCCTGATGAGCCACTGGAGACGGCCGAGGAACTGACTCATTTCGCTCGCGAGAAACTCGGCGAGCAGATCATCGACGCGGAAGTCGGCATTACTGGCGCGAACTTTATCGCGGCCGACACTGGAACGATGGCGCTGGTCACCAGCGAGGGCAACGCCCGCAAAACGGTGGCTGCGACGGACACACACGTCGCCGTCGCTGGCGTCGAAAAAGTCATCCCGACAGTTGCAGACCTCCATCCGTTCATCGAACTCATCGGTCGGTCGGGCACTGGGCAGGACATTACGTCGTATGTCTCGCTACTGACCCCACCGGTCGACACGCCGGTCGTCGATTTCACCGACGACGAAACACCGCTGTCTGAATTCGACTCCGACCGCGACTTCCATCTCGTGCTGATCGATAACGGCCGACTAGAGATGCGGGACGACGAGCAGCTCCGGGAGACGCTGTACTGCATCCGGTGCTCCGCCTGTTCGAACTCGTGTGCGAACTTCCAGAGCGTCGGCGGCCACGCCTTCGGCGGGGAGACGTATTCGGGCGGTATTGCGACGGGATGGGAAGCCGGTATTGAGGGGTTAGACGTGGCTGAGGAGTTCAACGACCTCTGTACCGGATGTACGCGCTGCGTGAACGCCTGCCCGGTCGGTATCGACATCCCCTGGATCAACACCGTCGTCCGGGACCGCATCAACCGCGACAAAGATGCCCCCGGGGAGTGGCTCGTCGATGGCCTCACTCCCGACGAAGAGGACGATGGTGCCCCACTGCAGAAACGCTTCTTCGGAAACTTCGAGACCGTTGCGAAACTGGGTAGTGCCACCGCACCGGTGTCAAACTGGCTAGCCGAGACAACACTCGCTCGGCAAACGATGGCCCGAGTTCTGGGCATCGACCCGAGGCGAGATCTGCCGACGTTCGAGCGACAAACGCTTGTCGACTGGGCTGCCGCCCGTGACTCACAGATCACAAATCCTGAGCGTCGGGCGGTGCTGTACCCGGACCTGTACACGAACCACGTGCAGGTTGAGCGCGGCAAAGCCGCGGTAAGGGTACTTGAGTCGCTGGGTGTCGACGTGGTAGTGCCGCCGGCTCCGTCCAGCGGCCGCGCGCCACTGTCACAGGGGATGGTTTCGACGGCGACCGACCACGCCGAACGGGTCACAGAGATCCTCGAACCACATATCGAAGACGGCCGCGACGTGGTCGTTATCGAGCCGAGCGACCACGCGATGTTCACCCGTGAATACGAGCGACTTCTTGACGAGCCGGCGTTTACCGACATCGCGGCGAACAGCTACGAAGTGTTCGAATACCTCTTCGGCTTACTCGACAATGGCGCGTCCACCGATTCACTCTCGACCGTCACCGGCGCAGAAATCGCGTATCACAGCCACTGCCAGCAGCGGACGCTCGGACTCGAAGCCCATACCGTCGCTGTCCTCGAAGCGTGTGGCTACGACGTTGTCACATCTGACGTGGAGTGCTGTGGCATGGCTGGAAGCTTCGGGTACAAGTCCGATTACTACGAACTGAGCATGGACGTTGGCGACCGGCTTCGGACACAATTGCGAGACGACGGCGTACAGGACCGTCCCGTCGTCGCCAGCGGGACCTCTTGTCTCGAACAGATTGACGCCCTACTGGAGCGGCAGCCGCGCCATCCGATCGAGCTATTGGCAACCTAG
- a CDS encoding LUD domain-containing protein: protein MESKRASFEGALEALGVTVASTTESELEAAVTEAVTEPAVGVPPDEAVADEAFSLTETPVTVDPTPVALREATTGVTEAELGIGDYGSLVLSMTDQASELVSLFVERHVAILYEEDIQPDMDAAVAELDERFNETGESAIIATGPSATADMGALVKGAHGPKEVHVIIVEEEA from the coding sequence ATGGAAAGCAAACGCGCGTCGTTCGAGGGAGCTCTCGAAGCCTTGGGTGTGACAGTTGCCAGCACTACTGAGTCCGAACTCGAAGCCGCTGTCACCGAGGCGGTCACGGAGCCTGCCGTTGGGGTTCCGCCTGATGAGGCGGTTGCGGACGAGGCGTTTTCGCTCACAGAGACGCCGGTAACAGTTGACCCGACACCGGTCGCGCTTCGAGAGGCGACCACTGGCGTAACCGAGGCCGAACTCGGTATCGGCGACTACGGCTCACTTGTCCTCTCGATGACCGATCAGGCCAGCGAACTCGTGAGCCTGTTTGTCGAGCGCCACGTGGCCATTCTTTACGAGGAAGACATCCAGCCCGATATGGACGCAGCAGTGGCAGAGTTGGACGAGCGGTTCAACGAAACCGGCGAGAGTGCAATCATCGCAACAGGACCGAGTGCGACAGCCGATATGGGCGCGTTGGTCAAGGGTGCACATGGACCCAAAGAGGTCCACGTCATCATCGTCGAGGAGGAGGCCTGA
- a CDS encoding IclR family transcriptional regulator — MTEEPQYAVEATQTSVAILEALVAEGGPVGVTELANTVGVSKSVAHNHLSTLRAAGYVVKHAETYAASLRPLALGERTRDNLSFYQAAKQQLDNLAAATGETATLFVLEETAGVPVSISEPEDGWSVPFYAGERLPLHVNAPGKALLSSLSSSRVKSILDERELVAPTDATIVAPDELTEELRRIRDDGIAFCRGEQYEGIVGVAAPLPDVGGNRIAALGICGPVERLNGRYLREDITGQVLSTTKSIQVALTSN; from the coding sequence ATGACCGAAGAACCACAGTATGCGGTCGAAGCGACCCAGACCTCGGTGGCTATTCTGGAGGCGCTTGTCGCCGAGGGCGGACCTGTCGGGGTGACAGAGCTTGCGAACACAGTGGGGGTTTCTAAGAGCGTCGCTCACAACCATCTCTCGACGTTGCGTGCGGCCGGATACGTGGTCAAGCACGCAGAAACGTATGCTGCGTCGCTCCGTCCGCTAGCGCTCGGTGAGAGAACGCGAGATAATCTCAGTTTCTATCAGGCGGCGAAACAGCAACTGGATAATCTGGCGGCAGCAACAGGGGAAACAGCGACACTGTTCGTTCTCGAAGAAACGGCCGGCGTCCCAGTGTCAATTTCCGAACCCGAAGACGGCTGGTCGGTCCCGTTCTATGCGGGCGAACGGTTGCCACTCCATGTCAACGCTCCGGGAAAGGCACTGCTATCGTCGCTCTCGAGTAGTCGCGTCAAATCGATTCTGGATGAAAGAGAGCTTGTCGCACCGACTGACGCGACAATCGTTGCCCCAGACGAACTTACCGAAGAACTGCGCCGGATCCGCGATGACGGTATTGCGTTCTGTAGAGGTGAACAGTACGAAGGGATTGTCGGTGTTGCCGCCCCGCTGCCTGACGTTGGCGGCAATCGGATCGCCGCGCTGGGCATTTGTGGCCCCGTTGAGCGCTTGAACGGCCGATACCTCAGGGAAGATATCACCGGGCAAGTCCTCAGCACGACAAAATCCATTCAGGTGGCCCTTACATCGAATTGA
- a CDS encoding galactitol-1-phosphate 5-dehydrogenase encodes MRASMLTDVGEITVEDRDRPDPADDEVLVQVGACSVCMTDYHMYHGTFAAETPLILGHEGAGTIAEVGADVAGFAVGDRVAINPTVPCNACSYCKRGETHLCENNTSIGGAGDTILDGAFAEYVRVPAINVEDIGEMSFERAALAEPLACCVHGVEQADIKPGDSVGIIGAGPIGLLLLQAFRNAGAAPIVVSELDDERRELAADLGADAVIDPNEEDPEEAIPAAAGGPVDVGAEAIGLVPTIKQANAVTAPGGSTLIFGVPDQEATMEISPFDVFFDEVDYRGSFSLTTEDFERAITLLEHERIDAEPLITERIGLDDLPTAFERMGNAEGLKKVVIPDGSE; translated from the coding sequence ATGCGCGCTAGCATGTTGACCGATGTCGGCGAAATTACCGTCGAAGACCGTGACCGACCGGACCCTGCGGATGACGAGGTTCTCGTTCAGGTTGGCGCCTGTAGCGTCTGCATGACCGACTATCATATGTATCACGGCACCTTCGCCGCCGAAACACCACTGATTCTGGGCCACGAGGGTGCCGGGACTATTGCGGAAGTCGGTGCCGACGTTGCGGGCTTTGCGGTCGGAGACCGCGTCGCAATCAATCCCACCGTCCCCTGTAACGCCTGTTCGTACTGCAAGAGGGGGGAGACGCACCTCTGTGAGAACAACACGAGCATCGGTGGTGCCGGTGACACCATCCTTGACGGGGCCTTCGCCGAGTACGTCCGCGTCCCGGCTATCAACGTTGAGGACATCGGCGAGATGTCCTTCGAACGGGCCGCACTCGCCGAACCGCTCGCCTGTTGTGTCCACGGTGTCGAACAGGCTGACATCAAACCGGGAGACAGTGTCGGTATTATCGGCGCTGGCCCGATCGGCCTGCTACTCTTGCAAGCGTTCCGCAACGCGGGCGCTGCCCCAATCGTGGTTTCCGAACTCGATGACGAACGGCGAGAGCTGGCCGCCGACCTCGGCGCAGATGCCGTCATCGACCCCAACGAAGAAGATCCCGAGGAAGCGATCCCGGCGGCGGCCGGTGGACCGGTCGACGTCGGCGCTGAGGCTATCGGGCTCGTCCCGACAATCAAGCAGGCCAACGCTGTGACCGCGCCCGGCGGCTCGACACTCATCTTTGGCGTCCCGGACCAGGAAGCGACGATGGAAATCAGTCCGTTCGATGTCTTCTTTGACGAGGTTGACTACCGCGGTTCGTTCTCTCTGACGACTGAGGACTTCGAGCGAGCGATAACACTGCTCGAACACGAACGTATCGACGCCGAGCCGCTTATCACCGAACGTATCGGGCTTGACGACCTTCCGACAGCGTTTGAACGGATGGGCAACGCTGAGGGACTAAAGAAAGTCGTCATTCCAGACGGCTCTGAGTAA